One Gambusia affinis linkage group LG15, SWU_Gaff_1.0, whole genome shotgun sequence genomic window carries:
- the LOC122845022 gene encoding cornifelin homolog B-like isoform X1 produces MMNRLSLTCNKKSQDQLRPDSKLSHQPQKDFVMDKVVIHQPHPDPRVDVPNSHEWGSGICNFTEDMRSCCLGFWCCPCFACMISKEYGECLCLPLLEFFRAWLSPVTMSMRTSVRERYNIEGSIAKDCVCATFCTPCVWCQISRELQRRKTDVVLVNAKTV; encoded by the exons ATGATGAACCGCCTCAGTTTAAcctgcaacaaaaaa AGCCAGGATCAGCTGCGTCCAGACTCGAAACTCAGCCATCAACCACAAAAAG ACTTCGTCATGGATAAAGTCGTGATCCACCAGCCTCATCCAGACCCAAGAGTGGATGTCCCAAACTCTCATGAGTGGGGCAGTGGCATCTGTAACTTCACTGAAGACATGAGATCAT gCTGTCTTGGCTTCTGGTGCTGCCCCTGCTTTGCCTGCATGATTTCCAAAGAATATGGCGAGTGTCTCTGTCTCCCCTTGCTGGAATTCTTTAGAGCTTGGTTGTCACCCGTCACCATGTCCATGAGGACCAGCGTGAGAGAGCGCTACAACATCGAG GGCTCCATTGCGAAGGACTGTGTGTGCGCCACCTTCTGCAcaccctgcgtttggtgtcaaatATCCAGAGAGCTACAGAGAAGGAAGACCGACGTCGTCTTGGTCAACGCAAAAACCGTATGA
- the LOC122845132 gene encoding cornifelin homolog B-like, which produces MTTTIVIQQPPPTQVVEVMNPREWSSGLFDCLGDLKTCCFAYWCFPCFACKTSKDYGEHLCLPLLDMFGVCVPPITLAMRVSLRHRYGIDGSLPNDCVLSSFCTVCIWCQMAREIEKRNAPVMISAKTA; this is translated from the exons ATGACAACAACAATAGTAATTCAGCAACCGCCACCTACACAAGTGGTCGAGGTCATGAACCCACGGGAGTGGAGTTCAGGATTGTTTGATTGTCTCggtgatttaaaaacat gCTGTTTTGCGTACTGGTGTTTTCCCTGCTTCGCATGCAAAACCTCTAAAGACTACGGCGAGCATCTCTGTCTCCCCCTGCTGGATATGTTTGGTGTGTGCGTCCCACCCATCACTTTGGCTATGAGGGTCTCCTTACGTCACCGCTATGGTATCGAT GGCTCCCTTCCTAATGACTGTGTGCTGTCCAGCTTCTGTACCGTCTGCATCTGGTGTCAGATGGCCAGGGAGATAGAAAAGAGGAATGCCCCGGTCATGATCTCAGCCAAAACCGCATAA
- the LOC122845022 gene encoding cornifelin homolog B-like isoform X2, protein MDKVVIHQPHPDPRVDVPNSHEWGSGICNFTEDMRSCCLGFWCCPCFACMISKEYGECLCLPLLEFFRAWLSPVTMSMRTSVRERYNIEGSIAKDCVCATFCTPCVWCQISRELQRRKTDVVLVNAKTV, encoded by the exons ATGGATAAAGTCGTGATCCACCAGCCTCATCCAGACCCAAGAGTGGATGTCCCAAACTCTCATGAGTGGGGCAGTGGCATCTGTAACTTCACTGAAGACATGAGATCAT gCTGTCTTGGCTTCTGGTGCTGCCCCTGCTTTGCCTGCATGATTTCCAAAGAATATGGCGAGTGTCTCTGTCTCCCCTTGCTGGAATTCTTTAGAGCTTGGTTGTCACCCGTCACCATGTCCATGAGGACCAGCGTGAGAGAGCGCTACAACATCGAG GGCTCCATTGCGAAGGACTGTGTGTGCGCCACCTTCTGCAcaccctgcgtttggtgtcaaatATCCAGAGAGCTACAGAGAAGGAAGACCGACGTCGTCTTGGTCAACGCAAAAACCGTATGA